A stretch of the Neofelis nebulosa isolate mNeoNeb1 chromosome 1, mNeoNeb1.pri, whole genome shotgun sequence genome encodes the following:
- the BASP1 gene encoding brain acid soluble protein 1, which yields MGGKLSKKKKGYNVNDEKAKDKDKKAEGAGTEEEGTPKENEAQAAAETTEVKEGKEEKPDKDGQDAAGKPEDKEGDKDTAAAKEDAPKAEPEQTEAAAEGKPEPPQAAEPEPAAAAAAGDAPKAAEPEAPAEAKADDKGKEAGEPTKTEAPAAPAAQETKSDGAPASDSKPSSTEAAPSSKESPAATEAPSSTAKAQAPAAPADEVKAAEAPASSEQTVAVKE from the coding sequence ATGGGAGGCAAGCTGAGCAAGAAGAAGAAGGGGTACAATGTGAATGATGAGAAGGCCAAGGACAAAGACAAGAAGGCCGAGGGTGCAGGCACCGAAGAGGAGGGAACCCCGAAGGAGAACGAGGCCCAGGCGGCCGCCGAGACCACAGAGGTGAAGGAGGGCAAGGAGGAGAAGCCGGACAAGGATGGCCAGGACGCGGCCGGCAAGCCCGAAGACAAGGAAGGCGACAAAGACACGGCCGCCGCCAAGGAAGACGCCCCGAAGGCGGAGCCCGAGCAGACGGAGGCGGCGGCTGAGGGCAAGCCCGAGCCCCCGCAGGCCGCCGAGCCCGAGCCCGCGGCCGCGGCCGCGGCCGGCGACGCCCCCAAGGCCGCAGAGCCCGAGGCGCCCGCGGAGGCCAAGGCCGACGACAAGGGCAAGGAGGCCGGGGAACCCACCAAGACTGAGGCTCCCGCAGCTCCTGCCGCGCAGGAGACGAAAAGTGACGGGGCCCCGGCTTCAGACTCAAAACCCAGCAGCACCGAGGCTGCGCCGTCGTCCAAGGAGAGCCCCGCAGCCACGGAAGCACCCAGTTCCACGGCCAAGGCCCAGGCCCCCGCAGCCCCCGCGGACGAGGTCAAGGCGGCCGAGGCGCCCGCCAGCTCCGAGCAAACCGTAGCAGTCAAGGAGTAA